The DNA region TCCCCATTGAATAATTTGGTGTTGTAAATGATGCAAGGGCCCCTAGGGCGACAATAATAATTAATATATTACTTGTAAATCCTGCATCTACTGAGGCTGTTCCGATTACAATACCTCCAACGATACCTATGGTTTGTCCCACTTTAGTAGGTAATCTGGCAGCTGATTCTCTTAATAGTTCAATGATAAATTCCATAAATAATGCTTCCAAAATGGGGGGGAAAGGTACCCTTGCCCTTGATTCACTAAGAGGGATTAACAAGGTTTGTGGAATTACTTCATAGTGAAAGGTTAGAGCAGCTACGTAAAAGGCAGTGAAAAAAATAGAAAGAATTAGGGCGAACATTCTTAACAGCCTTAAAAATGTGGCAACTTGCCAATGAATATTGTTATCCTCCATACTTTGAAAAAATTCTAAAAAAGATTGTGGACAAGCAATGGCTAAAGAACTTCCATCTACCAAAACAACTAGCTTTCCCATTAACAGCCAACTACAAATTCTGTCTGGTCGCTCTGTTAATACCATCTGTGGAAAAATAGATAATGAATTATCTTCAATTAGTTGTAGTAAAACAGAACTATCTAAAATTCCATCTATATTAATTTTTTTAATTCTTTCACGTAGAAGGTCCACCATTTGCTGGTTAGCAATAGCATGAATGTGAACCAATGACACAGACGTAGTACTTTGAGTTCCAATTTGAATATTTTCAATAGATAGATTTGGATCGGTAATATATTTTCTTATTAAAGATAAATTTGTGCTAAGACTTTCATTAAAGGCAATCTGCGGCCCAATTACTTGTGTTTCATTCATCGCAGCTGATAAAGTTCGACCAGTATTTGAAGCGATCCTGGCAAAAATAACCTCTGATTCACCTTCTAGTTGGATGATGACATGTCCACTAATAGCTGACTGAATCACTTTATCCAACTGATTCGTTTTATCTTTTATTGCAACCGATAGCTGCTCCATAATATTTTCAATGCTATGAAATGATTGGTTTTTGATTTGTTCAATAATATCTTTATGGAGCAAGTTCATATCGATTAATGTATGAAGATAAAATAGAGTAATGCCTGTACCTGCAACATCGGTTTCTAGGATATCCGCACTGTGTTGAAGTCTTTTCCTGAATTCATTTGACATCTCTTCCCTATTAGTCGGGACCGTGTTATCTTCATCAACTGATTTCCCTTTTTCTTTTTTGTAATTTGTCAATTTTTTTTTGAAGAACATTTCTAGCTCCCCTTTAGAAAGTAAAAATTATTCATCTTATTGTTCACCACTTACTTCCAATTATTCATAAGAGCCTTGGGTAGAAAAATTTCTAAAAAACAAAAGTGCCACTAATCGAAATTTGCCGCATTCGAAAAGTGACAGCACCACATATCTCAATTGTTGAGACAAAAATAGCCAGGAGAACCGCCCCCTGGCTACTACTTACAAGTATTCTTTATCAATCTTCAATGTACTTCTTACTGTATCGATCGGACGAACTAATCCCTCAATTTTTTCACGTTTTTTTTCAAAGAATGGCGGTAAAGAAAGTTTTTCACCAAGTGTTTCGTATGGTTCATCTCCCATAAATCCTGGACCATCCGTAGCCAATTCAAACAGAATCGATGGTGCTGCTTTTGTATATAAAGATCCAAAAAAATAACGGTCTATAAAACCTGAGTTTGGTATGTTGAACCCATGTAAACGTTTTTGCCAAGCATCTAAATCCGCTTTTTCATCCACTCGGAAGGCAGTATGATGAACGGTACCAAAGCCTTGTCGTGCTTGAGGAAGAACGGTATTATATTCAACAATCACTTGTGCACCGTTACCGCCCTCACCCATTTCAAATAAGTGGAATGAATTCTCTTGGGCAACTTCTCTCATGAAGAAAACTTGCTCCAGCACTTCTTTAAAGTAATCAAAAGAAGATGTACGAACAAAGATTGGCCCTAATCCTGTGATTGCATATTCTAAAGGAATCGGCCCGTTTTGCCATGGTGTTCCAGAAGCCACTCCCTCATTATTTTCATCGGAAATGAGTTGATATTGTTGATCATCAAAATCAACAAAGGAGATTGTCTTCTTACCAAATTGCTCGTTTATTCCCTTATGTTTTACTTTGTATTTATCAAAACGTTTTACCCAATACTCTAATGCTGCATCAGTTGGTACACGGAAAGACGTTTTAGAAATTTCGTTGGTACCATGTACACCCTTCGGAATACCTGGAAAATCAAAGAATGTCATATCTGTTCCTGCACCACCGACATCATCTGCAAAGAATAAGTGATAGGTTTGAATATCGTCCTGGTTCACCGTTTTCTTTACTAAACGCATCCCTAAAACATAAGTGAAAAATTCATAAATCTTTTCAGCACTGCTTGTAATGGCTGTTACGTGATGAAGCCCTTTTAATTCGTTCATTTTAATTCCTCCATTTTATCAAATTATCTTGGATTCAAGATATCTATTTAAAAAAAATCAAATTCGTTTCGCTTTATGACCAATTCGTTTTAATAATGCTATTGTTTCCCTAAGCTCGCCTGGCCCTAAATCACCAAAGACTTCTCTAATTTTCAATACATGCTGCGGGA from Neobacillus sp. FSL H8-0543 includes:
- a CDS encoding spore germination protein codes for the protein MFFKKKLTNYKKEKGKSVDEDNTVPTNREEMSNEFRKRLQHSADILETDVAGTGITLFYLHTLIDMNLLHKDIIEQIKNQSFHSIENIMEQLSVAIKDKTNQLDKVIQSAISGHVIIQLEGESEVIFARIASNTGRTLSAAMNETQVIGPQIAFNESLSTNLSLIRKYITDPNLSIENIQIGTQSTTSVSLVHIHAIANQQMVDLLRERIKKINIDGILDSSVLLQLIEDNSLSIFPQMVLTERPDRICSWLLMGKLVVLVDGSSLAIACPQSFLEFFQSMEDNNIHWQVATFLRLLRMFALILSIFFTAFYVAALTFHYEVIPQTLLIPLSESRARVPFPPILEALFMEFIIELLRESAARLPTKVGQTIGIVGGIVIGTASVDAGFTSNILIIIVALGALASFTTPNYSMGNIVRVLRFPIIILAGFWGFYGIMFGFCFILIHLLRQSSLGVPVLLPFYPPRLADWKDSVIRLPLTFTYNRPKQTRPEDDYKYDPLDAKEKE
- a CDS encoding ring-cleaving dioxygenase; this translates as MNELKGLHHVTAITSSAEKIYEFFTYVLGMRLVKKTVNQDDIQTYHLFFADDVGGAGTDMTFFDFPGIPKGVHGTNEISKTSFRVPTDAALEYWVKRFDKYKVKHKGINEQFGKKTISFVDFDDQQYQLISDENNEGVASGTPWQNGPIPLEYAITGLGPIFVRTSSFDYFKEVLEQVFFMREVAQENSFHLFEMGEGGNGAQVIVEYNTVLPQARQGFGTVHHTAFRVDEKADLDAWQKRLHGFNIPNSGFIDRYFFGSLYTKAAPSILFELATDGPGFMGDEPYETLGEKLSLPPFFEKKREKIEGLVRPIDTVRSTLKIDKEYL